CTGCTGCTGGCCGTGGCGGCCGTCCCGGGATCGTTCATCCCGCAGCGCGGCGTCGACGCCTCGGCGGTGCAGCGGTACTACATCGACCACCCGAAGCTGTCCCCGATCCTGGAGAAGCTGGGTGCCTTCAGCGTCTTCTCGTCGGTGTGGTTCAGCGCGATCTACCTGTTGCTGATGATCTCGCTGATCGGCTGCATCCTGCCGCGCACGAAGGTCTACGCGAAGGCGTTGCGGGCGCGGCCGCCCCGGGCGCCGCGGAACTTCTCCCGGCTCCCGGCCTCGGCGCAGTTCGAGACCACCGCCGCGACGTCCGACGTGTTCGCCGCCGGCCGCCGTGTGCTCGGCCGGGCCCGGATCGACGTGGTCGAGGACGGCGACGCCGGCGAGCTGCGGGCCGAGAAGGGCTATCTGCGCGAGCTCGGCAACCTGGTCTTCCACATCTGCATCGTCGTCGCGCTCGTCGGCGTGGCCATCGGCTCGCTGTGGGGCTACCGCGGCAACGTCGTGGTCGTCGAGGGCGAGGGCTTCAGCAACACGCTCTCGCAGTACGACGAGTTCTCCTCCGGCTCGCTCTTCGACGCCGACACGGACCTCGAGCCGTGGTCGCTCGAGCTCGACGACGTGCTGACGCGCTTCTACGTCGAGGGCAACAACCGCGGCGCCCCGAAGCTCTTCCGGGCCACCGGCACGTACTCCGAGGGCGGCGAGGATCGTGGCGACTTCGAGATCGAGGTCAACCACCCGCTGTCGATCGGAGGCGAGGACGTCTTCCTCGTCGGGCAGGGCTATGCGCCCGTCCTGCGCATCACCGACGCCTCGGGGAAGGTGGCCTTCGACGGTCCCGTGCCGTTCCTGCCCTCCGACGCGACGTACACCTCCACGGGTGTCGTGAAGGTGCCGGACGCCAACGGCGACCAGCTCGGGTTCCAGGGCTTCTTCCTGCCGACGGCGTTCTCCACCGATCCCGCGAAGCCGTCCGTCTCGGTGTTCCCCGGTGCCCTCAACCCGCGCATCGGCATGAACCTGTGGACGGGCGATCTCGGCCTGGACGACGGCACGTCGCAGTCGGTCTACTCGCTCGACACGTCCAAGATGACGCAGGTCAAGGACGGCGACGGCAACTTCCGCGTCGACCTGGGCCCCGGCGAGAGCCAGAAGCTCCCCGGCGGCGGCTCGATCGAGTTCGTCGAGCTGCGCCAGTTCGCCCGGTTCCAGATCGGCCACACGCCCGTCGTGTGGCTGCCGCTGTTCGGCGTGGGCGTGGGCATCCTGGGCCTGAGCGCCTCGCTGCTCGTCCGACCGCGGCGGACCTGGATCCGCGCCCGGCGGGACGGATCACGTACCGTGGTGGAGGTTGCTGTGCTGGACCGCGTCCCGCGTGACGACCTGCCCGCCGACATCGACGACCTGGTGTCCCGGCTCCGTGCCGAACTGGGTGACACACCCGAGAAGGAACTGTCATGACGACCGACCAGATGGCCCAGCTGTCGAACTACCTCACCGGTTCGGGCTTCGTGGTGCTGTGGATCGCGTTCTTCTGCCACGTGGCCGAATGGATCGCCGCCCACCGCATCGCCGCTCCCGCCGCCGTCGCGGCCGGATCGGCCGGTGCCGAGTCCGCCGGTGCCGTCGCGACCGACGACGGCGAGCAGGCTCCGCCGGCGCCCGACCGGTTCGTGGGCGTCGCGGTCTCGCTCACCGGCCTGGCCGCGCTGCTGCTGATCGGCAGCTCGGTCACCCGTGGCCTGGCCACGCAGCGTGCTCCCTTCGGCAACATGTACGAGTTCGGCGTCACCGGCACCGCGATCGCGCTGAGCGTCTACATGATCCTGGTGTGGCGCGCGAAGATCCAGTGGCTCGGCGGTGTCGTGCTGGCGGTGTGCCTGTTCATCCTGGCGATGTCGATCTCGACCTACACGCCCGCCGGCCCGCTGGTGCCCGCGCTGAACACGTTCTGGAAGTACATCCACGTCGGCTCGATCATGGTCGCCGCGGCGATGTTCATGGTCGGCGGCGCGGCCAGCGTCCTCTACCTGATCAAGCAGCGCGCGGAGGATCGCGGAAGCGTGGGCCCCGTGCTCAGCCGGTTCCCGGCCGCGGCCCGCATCGACCAGTTCGCCTTCCGCTTCAACGCCGTCGGCTTCCCGCTGTGGACGTTCGGTGCCCTCATCACCGGTCCGATCTGGGCCCACCTGGCCTGGGGACGCTACTGGGGCTGGGACCCCAAGGAGGTCTGGGCGCTCATCACCTGGATCGTCTATGCGGGCTACCTGCACGCGCGGGTCACTGCCGGATGGAAGGGCAAGCGCGCGGCGTACCTGGCGCTCGTCGGCTTCGCCACGTTCATCTTCAGCTACTACGTGGTGAACCTCATGGCGTCGGAGTTCGGCGTCTTCAGCCAGCACACGTACGCGTAGGAGAGATGCGGGCGGCGTCGCTGGTGCGAGCCGCCCGCGTCCTGAGGTCTCAGTACGAGACCCACTGCGTGGTCAAGGGTGCTGTGGTGCAATGGGCCACCGTGAACAAGCACGAGAACGATTTGGACTGCACCCGCTTGAGTGTCTTGTAGTTCTTGCCTTGCCGCTTGACGTAGATCTCGTGGCTCGGCACCGCACGGACGCTCCCCGCATAGATCGACACACGCTTCTTCTCGACGCGGAGGACGAACTTCGACGCGATCGGCTTGATGGTGGAGTTGCAGAACGGGTTCTTCGCCTTGAGCGCGATCTCGACGAGCGCGCCCTTCGAGTCCTTGCGGACGGTCTTGGCGGAGAACGTTCCCGTCGCCTGACGCTGTGACTCGAACTTCCACTTCCCCTTGACCTTCTTGTATCGGTTGGTCTTCCCCACGAACTTGTAGGTGACCTTCGCCGTCTTCTTCGACCAGTCGAACAGGACGACCATGTCGAGTCGGGCGCCCGGGTTGGTGGCCGACCATGACCGGTTGTCGCCGGAGAAGCGGTAGGGCGTCTTGCCCTTCGGGGTACATGGTCCGTTCTGGGCGAGGTTGGTGGCCGGCGTGTACTTCGGGCTGATGAAGGCTCGGTAGCGCAGGAACAGGTCATTCTTGTCAGCAGCGTGGCTGGGCGCCTGGCAGGACAGGGCGACGATGATGGTGGTCAGGACGACCGCGATGGCGCGAGTCTGGAATTTCAAGGGATCCCCCGATCGACTGTGTGGAGTCGGATCATTGCATGCGGAGGTTCGGCCCGGTAGGACCTGAGGCCGCTCTGGTCATCTAGGGTCGCCCCATGGGTGCACGCATCGAGGTCGCCGGCCTCACCAAGACGTACGGCGATCTCGTCGCGGTCGACGACCTGACCTTCACGGTCGAGACCGGTGAGTTCTTCGGGCTGCTGGGCCCGAACGGCGCGGGGAAGACCACGGCCCTGGAGATGATCGAAGGGCTGCGCAAGCCTGACGCCGGCACCGTGTCCATCGACGGCCACGACCCGTGGAAGCGCGACCCGGCCCTGCAGCGCCGCCTCGGGGTGCAGCTGCAGTCGTCGGCCTTCTTCGAGCGACTCTCGGCGCGTGAGCAACTGTCCACGTTCGCCGCGCTGTACGAGGCGCCGGCGGAGCGGGTCGACGAGCTCCTGGTCGAGGTCGGGCTGGAGGACAAGGCCGACGCGCGGGTCGAGAAGCTCTCCGGTGGGCAGGCGCAGCGGCTGTCGATCGCGTGCGCGCTGGTGCACGATCCCGAGATCGTCTTCCTCGACGAGCCGACCGCCGCCCTGGATCCGCAGGCCCGCCGCAACCTGTGGGACTTCCTGGAGGGCCTCAACGAGTCGGGACGCACCGTCATCTTGACGACGCACTACATGGAGGAGGCCGAGTTCCTCTGCGACCGGGTCGCGATCATCGACCGCGGTCGTCTGCTCAAGCTCGACTCGCCCGCCGCGCTGGTGCGCGATCTCGACGCCCCGACCCGCATCAGTCTGGCTCCCGGCGCGATCGCGGAGAGCGAGGCTGCGGCCATCGCCGGTGTCGAGCAGGTCACGGTCCACCCCGATCGCACGGAGATCTCCACCCGCCGACCCGCCGAGGTGCTGGCCGAGCTGGCGCGGCGCGATGCGCTGAACGGACTCACCGCCTCGGGGGCGACCCTCGAGGACGTCTTCTTGGACCTGACCGGACGGGAGTACCGCTCGTGAGGTCCTTCCTGTCGCTGACCCGGGCGATGTTCCTCGGGTTCGTCCGCGACCGCATGACGCTGTTCTGGGCCGTCCTGTTCCCGCTGATGTTCCTGGTCGTCTTCGGCGGCCTGCTCGACGACCAGGGCGCCAGCAAGCTGCCGGTCGGGCAGGTCGGCGCAGTCGCGGCGTTGGACCGGATGCCGCCCGAGGCGCGTGCGGCGCTCGAGCAGAGCGTGGACATCGAGAAGGTCACCGACGAGGACGAGGCGTTGCGCGAGGTGCGCGACGGCGACCTCGCGGCCGTCGTCAGCGAGGACGGCGACCGGTTGGTCGTCCACTACTCCCAGGCCGACCAGGTGGCCGCGGCCCGCGTGCGCGCCACGTTCCAGGGCATCGTCGACGCGGCGAACCTGACCCAGGCCGGAGTCTCGCCCACGTACTCGCTCGACACGCGTCAGGTCGAGGACGAGTCACTCGAGGCGATCCAGTACGTCACGCCGGGGCTGCTCGGCTGGGCCATCGCCATGAGCGCGACGTTCGGCGCCGCCACGAACCTCGTGAACTGGCGCCGCAGCGGACTGCTGCGCCGGCTGCGGCTCGCGCCGGTCCGGACGCCGTCGGTCGTCCTCGCCCGGGTGGGAGTCAGTCTCGTGGTGGCGCTGGGCCAGACGGCCATCTTCATCTCGCTGGCGGTCTTCGGGTTCGGCCTGCAGCTGACCGGCTCGTGGCCCCTCGTGATCCCGCTGGTCCTGGCCGGGACCCTCGCGTTCCTCGCCGTCGGCCTGCTCGCCGGATCGGTCAGCCGGACCGAGGAGGGCGCCGTCGGCCTGGCCAACTTCATCGTCCTGCCGATGGCGTTCCTGTCCGGGTCGTTCTTCTCCCTCGAGGGGGCGCCGGACTGGCTGCAGGCGGTCAGCCGGCTGCTGCCGCTGCGGCACCTGAACGACGGGATGCTCGACGTGATGGTGCGCGGCCACGGCCTCGAGGCCGTGTGGCAGCCGATGGGCATCCTGCTGGCCTTCGCCGCCGTCTGCACGCTGGTGTCGGCGCGGCTCTTCCGCTGGGACACCTGAGTCGGTCAGAGGCCGCGCAGGTAGTCCGGGTCGTCGTCGGGCCCGAGCGGGCGCGGGGGCCCGGGACGCCGCGGCCCACCGGTGGAGCGACCCTTGGCCACGCCGAAGATGATCCACAGCAGGGCACCCGCATAGGGCGCCAGCGCAATGAGCAGCGCCCAGCCCCACTTCGGCAGGTGCTGGACGCGATCGCGGGGCGTGGCCACCAGGTCGTAGAGGCAGTAGACCGCAAGGACCACGGCTGCGAGTACCAGGAAGACCTTGCCCATGGGGCGAGCGTACCGACCCCGATCCAGCCGCGCGGGGTGACGCCGGAGGCCGTCACCGCCCCCGGGCCACTCGGGGCCAGCCACTAGAATTCGGGTCATGAAGGCCTTCTGGACGTACACGCTGGCTCGACTCGGGGTCTTCCTCGCCACCTGGGCGGTCCTGTGGGGGCTGTCGCGACTGGTGTTCGAGGGTGGCGCGGTGCTGGACCTGTGGGTCCTGCTGATCGCGCTGATCGTGTCGTCGATCATCTCGATCATCGCGCTGCGCTCGATGCGCGACCGTGTCGCACTCAAGCTGCAGGAGCGGGCTCGGTCCCTGAACGACCGGATCGAGGAGTCCCGTCGTGCCGAAGACGTCGACTGACGAACGCGCCTGGCTCGACGAGGCGGTGCGCCGTGTCGAGGCCGATGCGAACCGCAGTGCCGACACCCACCTGCACGCGCTGGACCTGCCGTTCCCCGGCGTGCAGATCTACCTCAAGGACGAGTCCGTCCACCCGACGGGCAGCCTGAAGCACCGGCTCGCGCGGTCGCTGTTCCTTTACGCGCTGTGCAACGGCTGGATCCACCGCGGGTCCACCATCGTCGAGGCCTCCAGCGGCTCGACCGCGGTCTCCGAGGCCTACTTCGCACGGTTGCTGGGCCTGCCGTTCGTGGCGGTCATGCCGCGGGGGACCAGCGCCGAGAAGATCGCGCTGATCGAGTGGTACGGCGGTCGCTGTCACTTCGTCGACGGCCCGCGTGAGATGTACGCCGAGGCGCAGCGGCTGGCCGACGAGTGCGATGGGCACTACATGGATCAGTTCACGTACGCCGAGCGCGCCACCGACTGGCGCGGCAACAACAACATCGCGGAGTCGATCTTCGCGCAGATGGCCGCGGAGCCGCACCCGATCCCGTCGTGGATCGTCGTCAGCGCGGGCACCGGAGGCACGTCCGCCACGATCGGCCGGTTCGTGCGGTACCGGCGCTTCGCCACCCGGCTGCTCGTCGCCGATCCCGAGAACTCGGCGTTCTTCGACGGCTGGGACCAGGACCGCTCGGACGTCACGACCGACGTGGGCCCGCGCATCGAGGGCATCGGCCGGCCCCGCGTCGAGCCGTCGTTCGTCGGCGGCGTGGTCGACGACATGGTCCGGGTGCCCGATGCGGCATCGATCGCCGCGATGCGCTGGACCTCCGACCTGATCGGACGGCCCGTCGGCGGCTCCACCGGCACCAACATGTGGGCGGCGCTGGGCCTGGCCGCCCAGATGGTCGAGGAGGGTCGCGAGGGATCGATCGTCACGCTGCTGTGTGACGGCGGCGATCGCTACACCCACACCTACTTCGACGACCGCTGGGTGGCCGAGCACGGGCTCGACCCGACGCCGCACCTGCGGCAGTTGGCCGAGCTGACCCGGACGGGGACGTTCACACCGGGCCGATGAACAGCCCGACCGTCAGGCCGACGGCGTAGAGCAGCTCGCCCATCCCGGTGTCCTTCAGGACGGGGATGAGCGCCGGTCCCGCAGCGCCCGTGCGCACCATCGCGGCCGCGCGCCCGGCGGCCGGCATGCCGATCCACGCCAGCAGCGCCCACGGGGTCACGGTCGCGCACCAGGCCACGACGATGACGAACGCCACCATGACCAGCGCGATGTAGAACCAGCGGGTGCGCTGGTCACCGAGCAGCACCGCGAGCGTGCGCTTGCCCGTCTCGGTGTCGGTCGGGATGTCCCGCAGGTTGTTGGCCACGAGGATCGCGCACGCGAGGGCGCCGACGCCGATCGCGCCGGCCACACTGACCGCGTTGACGTGCCCGAGCTGGACGTACGTCGTGCCCAGCACGGCGACCAGGCCGAAGAACACGAAGACGCTGACCTCGCCGAGGGCGCGGTAGCCGTAGGGGTTCTTGCCCCCGGTGTAGCCCCAGGCGGCCAGGATCGCGAGGACGCCGACCGCGATGAGCCACCACCCGGAGGTCGCGGCCAGCACGAGGCCGAGCAGTCCGCCCAGACCCAGG
Above is a window of Aeromicrobium senzhongii DNA encoding:
- the resB gene encoding cytochrome c biogenesis protein ResB, with amino-acid sequence MSPRERRAESASELRPLEFLRWAWRQLTSMRTALLLLLLLAVAAVPGSFIPQRGVDASAVQRYYIDHPKLSPILEKLGAFSVFSSVWFSAIYLLLMISLIGCILPRTKVYAKALRARPPRAPRNFSRLPASAQFETTAATSDVFAAGRRVLGRARIDVVEDGDAGELRAEKGYLRELGNLVFHICIVVALVGVAIGSLWGYRGNVVVVEGEGFSNTLSQYDEFSSGSLFDADTDLEPWSLELDDVLTRFYVEGNNRGAPKLFRATGTYSEGGEDRGDFEIEVNHPLSIGGEDVFLVGQGYAPVLRITDASGKVAFDGPVPFLPSDATYTSTGVVKVPDANGDQLGFQGFFLPTAFSTDPAKPSVSVFPGALNPRIGMNLWTGDLGLDDGTSQSVYSLDTSKMTQVKDGDGNFRVDLGPGESQKLPGGGSIEFVELRQFARFQIGHTPVVWLPLFGVGVGILGLSASLLVRPRRTWIRARRDGSRTVVEVAVLDRVPRDDLPADIDDLVSRLRAELGDTPEKELS
- the ccsB gene encoding c-type cytochrome biogenesis protein CcsB; the encoded protein is MTTDQMAQLSNYLTGSGFVVLWIAFFCHVAEWIAAHRIAAPAAVAAGSAGAESAGAVATDDGEQAPPAPDRFVGVAVSLTGLAALLLIGSSVTRGLATQRAPFGNMYEFGVTGTAIALSVYMILVWRAKIQWLGGVVLAVCLFILAMSISTYTPAGPLVPALNTFWKYIHVGSIMVAAAMFMVGGAASVLYLIKQRAEDRGSVGPVLSRFPAAARIDQFAFRFNAVGFPLWTFGALITGPIWAHLAWGRYWGWDPKEVWALITWIVYAGYLHARVTAGWKGKRAAYLALVGFATFIFSYYVVNLMASEFGVFSQHTYA
- a CDS encoding ABC transporter ATP-binding protein; translated protein: MGARIEVAGLTKTYGDLVAVDDLTFTVETGEFFGLLGPNGAGKTTALEMIEGLRKPDAGTVSIDGHDPWKRDPALQRRLGVQLQSSAFFERLSAREQLSTFAALYEAPAERVDELLVEVGLEDKADARVEKLSGGQAQRLSIACALVHDPEIVFLDEPTAALDPQARRNLWDFLEGLNESGRTVILTTHYMEEAEFLCDRVAIIDRGRLLKLDSPAALVRDLDAPTRISLAPGAIAESEAAAIAGVEQVTVHPDRTEISTRRPAEVLAELARRDALNGLTASGATLEDVFLDLTGREYRS
- a CDS encoding ABC transporter permease — translated: MRSFLSLTRAMFLGFVRDRMTLFWAVLFPLMFLVVFGGLLDDQGASKLPVGQVGAVAALDRMPPEARAALEQSVDIEKVTDEDEALREVRDGDLAAVVSEDGDRLVVHYSQADQVAAARVRATFQGIVDAANLTQAGVSPTYSLDTRQVEDESLEAIQYVTPGLLGWAIAMSATFGAATNLVNWRRSGLLRRLRLAPVRTPSVVLARVGVSLVVALGQTAIFISLAVFGFGLQLTGSWPLVIPLVLAGTLAFLAVGLLAGSVSRTEEGAVGLANFIVLPMAFLSGSFFSLEGAPDWLQAVSRLLPLRHLNDGMLDVMVRGHGLEAVWQPMGILLAFAAVCTLVSARLFRWDT
- a CDS encoding PLD nuclease N-terminal domain-containing protein — encoded protein: MGKVFLVLAAVVLAVYCLYDLVATPRDRVQHLPKWGWALLIALAPYAGALLWIIFGVAKGRSTGGPRRPGPPRPLGPDDDPDYLRGL
- a CDS encoding DUF4229 domain-containing protein, with the translated sequence MKAFWTYTLARLGVFLATWAVLWGLSRLVFEGGAVLDLWVLLIALIVSSIISIIALRSMRDRVALKLQERARSLNDRIEESRRAEDVD
- a CDS encoding PLP-dependent cysteine synthase family protein gives rise to the protein MPKTSTDERAWLDEAVRRVEADANRSADTHLHALDLPFPGVQIYLKDESVHPTGSLKHRLARSLFLYALCNGWIHRGSTIVEASSGSTAVSEAYFARLLGLPFVAVMPRGTSAEKIALIEWYGGRCHFVDGPREMYAEAQRLADECDGHYMDQFTYAERATDWRGNNNIAESIFAQMAAEPHPIPSWIVVSAGTGGTSATIGRFVRYRRFATRLLVADPENSAFFDGWDQDRSDVTTDVGPRIEGIGRPRVEPSFVGGVVDDMVRVPDAASIAAMRWTSDLIGRPVGGSTGTNMWAALGLAAQMVEEGREGSIVTLLCDGGDRYTHTYFDDRWVAEHGLDPTPHLRQLAELTRTGTFTPGR
- a CDS encoding 1,4-dihydroxy-2-naphthoate polyprenyltransferase, whose translation is MSTPTGLNLWIEGARLRTLPAAIAPVAVGTGAAAFDDGAVWWKALLALGVSLALQIGVNYANDYSDGIKGTDENRVGPLRLVGSGLVAPEKVKAAAFGFLGLGGLLGLVLAATSGWWLIAVGVLAILAAWGYTGGKNPYGYRALGEVSVFVFFGLVAVLGTTYVQLGHVNAVSVAGAIGVGALACAILVANNLRDIPTDTETGKRTLAVLLGDQRTRWFYIALVMVAFVIVVAWCATVTPWALLAWIGMPAAGRAAAMVRTGAAGPALIPVLKDTGMGELLYAVGLTVGLFIGPV